The following are from one region of the Cupriavidus sp. D39 genome:
- a CDS encoding metalloprotease, whose amino-acid sequence MSEIGCGEAAAPKPAVTFSLARVLLGTLIRRGPIEFFRLTYVMLRYRFRVAYDDHTRAIVFGFHVLLCLVGASLVVAAFGMPEAVTASSTAARLGGAVAGVALLFVAGTWFLMPAFHRSVLLGEVLASVCYGMACVALCWLGWRHASALALSNPTAFGAFILLVVAVVVVFGHPLSLLARFLVLRARANHYAFETPYHQLLAIRPRRGGYRQVAVHEAGHVLMYALGSRIPEDASAYIDTDTLSPAMGQVSFPGGQSSEISFELLEWKLVTCLAGMVAEMIDTGTHGFGAGGDMRTWQELAIPYLLLRPDVTFFEEPKTDLEMESNKRELVALKKRMLTAVTRYVRANWLVVMRIAASLEEVEYLEYKQLADLLKGVKRTGGLPTAQWPAEFGGIDLHPAVD is encoded by the coding sequence GTGAGCGAGATTGGGTGCGGTGAGGCTGCAGCTCCGAAACCGGCTGTGACCTTTTCGTTGGCACGGGTGCTTTTGGGCACCCTGATTCGTCGTGGCCCGATCGAGTTCTTTCGGCTCACCTATGTGATGCTACGGTACCGGTTTCGGGTGGCCTACGACGACCACACCCGGGCCATAGTGTTCGGCTTTCACGTGCTTCTCTGTCTGGTCGGTGCCTCGTTGGTAGTTGCGGCTTTTGGCATGCCTGAAGCGGTGACTGCAAGTTCAACTGCGGCACGGCTTGGTGGTGCAGTCGCAGGGGTTGCCCTTCTGTTCGTTGCAGGAACCTGGTTCCTGATGCCAGCGTTCCATCGGTCAGTTCTCTTGGGGGAAGTGCTTGCGTCGGTTTGCTACGGTATGGCGTGCGTCGCATTGTGCTGGCTTGGGTGGAGGCACGCGTCAGCTCTTGCGTTGAGCAACCCCACAGCATTCGGCGCTTTCATCCTCCTGGTTGTAGCAGTGGTGGTGGTGTTCGGACACCCTTTGTCTCTGTTGGCACGATTCCTCGTGCTGCGGGCTCGAGCGAATCACTACGCTTTTGAGACGCCGTACCACCAGCTCCTGGCTATTCGGCCAAGGCGAGGCGGTTATCGGCAAGTCGCAGTTCACGAAGCCGGTCACGTCCTGATGTACGCTCTCGGAAGCCGAATCCCAGAAGACGCTTCCGCCTACATCGACACAGACACGCTGTCACCAGCGATGGGCCAGGTTTCGTTTCCAGGAGGACAGAGCAGTGAGATCTCTTTCGAGCTACTGGAATGGAAGCTTGTCACCTGCCTTGCCGGAATGGTTGCGGAAATGATCGACACCGGAACCCATGGTTTCGGAGCAGGCGGTGACATGCGGACCTGGCAGGAGTTGGCAATCCCATACCTGCTCTTGCGCCCGGATGTCACGTTCTTCGAGGAACCGAAGACCGACCTGGAAATGGAGTCCAACAAGCGCGAGCTAGTTGCTTTGAAGAAGCGGATGCTTACTGCTGTTACGCGTTATGTACGCGCAAATTGGTTGGTTGTGATGCGCATCGCGGCCAGCCTCGAAGAGGTTGAGTATCTCGAGTACAAGCAGCTCGCTGACTTACTTAAAGGCGTCAAGCGTACCGGAGGATTGCCAACTGCGCAGTGGCCAGCAGAGTTCGGCGGGATTGATCTACATCCTGCGGTGGATTAA
- a CDS encoding DUF5677 domain-containing protein, which yields MANHERYILSSPKTMAEAGYLSGTASVVRELIRQQFGALLGECAIASRTAMAVLGEGISGPPHQRVALAAWQRSICACQAAVLLAERGMVVEAASILRTGFEHLFYARALLVDPGVLERMRDQDTYERQHTVRQALADTDIGNAVSAEQRAALEAVLQQPVGNLRISAYGAAEKGGLAAVYQVAYRQLSLVGTHANYTSIGASFGDSADELQFEQRIDDLPVVLRLIRDCLKLGSEAFLTLQTQTDEARPTI from the coding sequence ATGGCAAACCATGAGCGATACATCCTGTCCTCCCCCAAAACCATGGCGGAGGCCGGCTATCTGTCGGGCACGGCCAGCGTGGTGCGCGAGCTTATCCGGCAGCAGTTCGGGGCGCTACTCGGCGAATGCGCGATCGCCTCGCGCACGGCCATGGCCGTTCTGGGCGAGGGGATAAGCGGGCCCCCGCATCAGCGCGTGGCGCTCGCCGCGTGGCAGCGCAGCATCTGTGCCTGTCAAGCGGCGGTGCTGCTGGCCGAGCGCGGCATGGTGGTCGAGGCGGCCTCCATCCTGCGCACGGGCTTCGAGCACCTGTTCTACGCACGGGCGCTGCTGGTGGATCCGGGCGTGCTGGAACGGATGCGCGATCAGGATACATATGAACGGCAGCATACCGTGCGCCAAGCACTGGCCGATACTGACATCGGGAACGCCGTCAGTGCGGAGCAGCGTGCGGCACTGGAAGCCGTGTTGCAGCAGCCCGTGGGCAACCTGCGCATCAGCGCCTACGGCGCAGCCGAAAAGGGTGGCCTTGCAGCCGTCTATCAGGTCGCCTATCGGCAACTCTCGCTCGTGGGCACCCATGCCAACTACACCAGCATCGGCGCAAGCTTTGGAGACTCGGCCGACGAGCTGCAGTTCGAGCAGCGGATCGACGACCTGCCGGTGGTGCTTAGGCTCATTCGTGATTGCCTGAAGCTCGGCAGTGAGGCGTTCCTCACGCTGCAGACGCAGACCGATGAGGCCCGCCCGACGATTTGA
- a CDS encoding toll/interleukin-1 receptor domain-containing protein, whose translation MSIAQSHYNLLVSAHNEAWEGLSWSVDKDRLFEYTSDIVRNRFLPPSDDTFHVLQSLPTVFAYERMCRKAARVGRITGISHRNDGYGVAFEFDPGIAPIAPEQLEALQHPLDIERSFELNRTHWAVKNVALASVLQQAGLLLPSATLFAAKAPIVFLSYSHDSVVHKAWVAQLGMDLRAYGIEVLLDQWDTRPGDDLALFMRRGVMQSDYVVMVCTEPYVSKILGNMGGASFEHMLVMGQLMQELGTSKFIPVIRQTAMPRQLIPALATRAYVDLSTDLQYRERVEELARGIHNQRPALPPLGRPPVPPPPVR comes from the coding sequence GTGAGCATCGCCCAGTCCCACTACAACCTGCTGGTCAGCGCCCACAACGAGGCTTGGGAAGGCCTTTCGTGGAGCGTGGACAAGGACCGGCTCTTCGAATACACCAGCGACATCGTCCGCAATCGCTTCCTGCCGCCCAGCGATGACACGTTTCATGTCCTGCAGTCGCTGCCCACGGTCTTCGCATACGAGCGCATGTGCCGCAAGGCGGCACGCGTGGGTCGCATCACCGGGATCTCGCACCGTAACGATGGCTATGGCGTGGCCTTCGAGTTTGATCCGGGCATCGCGCCCATCGCGCCCGAGCAGCTCGAAGCCCTGCAGCACCCGCTCGATATCGAACGCAGCTTCGAGCTAAACCGCACGCACTGGGCGGTCAAGAACGTCGCGCTGGCGAGCGTGCTCCAGCAAGCGGGATTGCTCTTGCCCTCGGCGACGCTCTTTGCAGCCAAGGCACCGATCGTGTTTCTATCGTATTCCCACGACTCGGTCGTGCACAAGGCGTGGGTCGCCCAGCTCGGCATGGACTTGCGGGCCTACGGGATCGAGGTGTTGCTGGACCAGTGGGACACGCGGCCGGGGGATGATCTCGCGCTCTTCATGCGGCGCGGCGTCATGCAAAGCGATTACGTCGTGATGGTCTGCACCGAGCCCTATGTGAGCAAGATTCTCGGCAACATGGGCGGCGCAAGCTTCGAGCACATGCTGGTGATGGGGCAGCTCATGCAGGAATTGGGCACCAGCAAGTTCATTCCCGTAATCCGCCAGACCGCCATGCCGCGCCAACTGATTCCGGCGTTGGCCACGCGCGCCTATGTCGACCTGTCCACCGATCTCCAGTACCGCGAACGCGTCGAGGAGCTGGCGCGCGGCATCCACAACCAGCGCCCGGCGCTGCCGCCGCTGGGCCGCCCGCCGGTGCCACCACCGCCTGTCCGGTAG
- a CDS encoding GNAT family N-acetyltransferase, with protein sequence MERSLETTRISGPGDIKDSVLHTRATEGWRDAWTRGFVALTDGCESGLLMLDFYERTSTARVYEIFVLGRFRQRRIGTGLMELAEAEARKYGAKLLELEAHPLDESTDLLTLRQWYSTKGFDGKSDTRLMSKVLRNEINE encoded by the coding sequence GTGGAAAGAAGCCTCGAAACTACGAGGATCAGCGGCCCGGGTGACATCAAAGACAGCGTGCTGCATACGCGGGCGACCGAGGGATGGCGTGACGCCTGGACGAGAGGCTTCGTTGCACTCACAGACGGCTGCGAATCAGGCCTACTGATGCTCGATTTTTACGAGCGGACATCGACAGCGCGGGTCTACGAGATATTTGTTTTGGGGCGGTTCAGGCAGCGTCGCATTGGGACCGGCCTCATGGAACTCGCGGAAGCCGAAGCGAGGAAATATGGAGCGAAGCTCCTGGAGCTCGAAGCACATCCGCTTGACGAAAGCACCGATCTCTTGACGCTCCGACAGTGGTATTCAACTAAGGGATTCGACGGCAAGTCCGATACGCGCCTGATGTCAAAGGTCCTTCGGAATGAGATCAACGAATAG
- a CDS encoding N-acetylmuramoyl-L-alanine amidase family protein has product MTSLTARTTGATDAQLFLSIHHDSVQPRYLPVANQFAGYSLFVSRKNVDPKGSLACARAIADHLLALGRRPTPHHAEAIPGENRPVADAQRGIYWFDDLVVLRTAQQPAVLFEAGVIVNPNEEAMLANDQARRAIAGAVARGVEACLGGRALESRR; this is encoded by the coding sequence ATGACGTCGTTGACCGCCCGCACCACTGGAGCTACGGACGCACAGCTTTTCCTCTCCATCCACCACGACTCCGTACAGCCGCGCTATCTGCCAGTTGCCAATCAGTTCGCTGGCTACAGCCTATTCGTGTCGCGCAAGAATGTGGACCCCAAGGGTAGTCTTGCATGTGCGCGCGCCATTGCTGACCATCTGCTCGCGCTCGGAAGGCGGCCTACACCGCATCATGCGGAAGCAATTCCTGGCGAGAACCGCCCGGTTGCCGATGCGCAGCGCGGAATCTACTGGTTTGATGACCTGGTCGTCCTGCGGACCGCGCAGCAACCAGCTGTGCTGTTTGAGGCGGGAGTGATCGTCAATCCCAACGAAGAGGCGATGCTGGCGAACGATCAAGCGCGGCGAGCGATCGCCGGGGCGGTAGCTCGTGGAGTGGAGGCTTGCCTGGGCGGCCGCGCCTTGGAGTCGCGGAGGTGA
- the istB gene encoding IS21-like element helper ATPase IstB, with the protein MLMQHTVGQLKALKLDGMARAFEEQSALTASTSLPFEERFSMLVDREIAWRDTRRLERLLRAAKLKHTQACVEDVIYDGSRGLEQRLVATLASCDWIRNAQSLILTGPTGAGKSWLACAFGQQACRQGFSVLYLRVPRLFEELQIAHGDGSFTRRLAQLARIDVLILDDWGLQEPSESARGDLLEVLDDRVGTRSTIVTSQLPIEHWHQWLNDPTLADAILDRLVHQAHKVPLKGESMRKRTSTDSKKRGS; encoded by the coding sequence ATGCTGATGCAACACACCGTTGGCCAACTCAAGGCGCTCAAGCTGGATGGGATGGCCCGAGCCTTCGAGGAACAGTCCGCTCTGACCGCCAGCACCAGCCTGCCGTTCGAGGAGCGATTCTCGATGCTGGTCGATCGCGAGATCGCCTGGCGCGACACCCGGCGGCTCGAGCGGCTGCTGCGCGCGGCCAAGCTCAAGCATACCCAGGCGTGCGTTGAGGATGTGATCTATGACGGCAGCCGGGGACTTGAGCAGCGGCTCGTCGCCACCCTGGCCAGTTGCGACTGGATCCGTAATGCACAGAGCCTGATCCTGACCGGGCCGACCGGCGCTGGCAAGTCCTGGCTGGCTTGCGCTTTCGGTCAGCAGGCCTGTCGGCAAGGGTTCTCGGTGCTCTATCTGCGGGTGCCGCGGTTGTTCGAGGAACTGCAGATCGCCCACGGCGATGGCAGCTTTACCCGGCGCTTGGCGCAACTGGCCCGTATCGATGTCCTGATCCTTGACGATTGGGGCCTGCAGGAGCCTTCCGAGAGCGCCCGCGGTGATCTGCTGGAAGTCCTCGACGACCGTGTCGGCACGCGTTCGACCATCGTGACCAGCCAGTTACCCATCGAGCATTGGCACCAATGGCTCAATGACCCGACGCTCGCCGACGCCATCCTGGACCGGCTAGTTCACCAGGCCCACAAGGTGCCGCTCAAGGGCGAGTCGATGCGCAAGCGGACATCGACAGATAGCAAGAAGCGGGGATCGTGA
- the istA gene encoding IS21 family transposase, which yields MPANRMTMRKIKEVLRLKWACGLSHRQIARATGVSVGAVSQYAAMAKASGLDWPLADSLDEDALEQRLFGAQKPANSAGGRVTPDFAYLHRELRRKGVTLQLLWEEYLEANSGVPIYQYTQFCCRYRDWAAMLKRSMRQHHNAGEKLFADFAGPMVPVLNPEGGTAFEASIFVAVLGASNYTYACATRGQTTADWIGGMVCAMEFIGGVPELLVPDNPRALVARPDRYEPVLSRTAEDFVHHYSTAMLPARPRKPQDKAKVETGVLIVERWILARLRNHRFYSLAELNKAIKKLVADLNSRPFKKLPGTRREWFERLDRPVLRPLPQRRYEVATFKQCRVNIDYHIEIDGHYYSVPHALVRKAVEARITRHTIEILSGGKRVALHARNTRKGSHSTVKDHMPAAHRAHLEWTPGRLLNWAASIGPSVAVIVEYQLTSRSHPEMGYRACLGLLSLAKKYGKDRLEAACARAVAIGSLTRKSVISILENHLDRQATLPGSQCEWHSPMHDNVRGPDYYH from the coding sequence ATGCCGGCCAACCGGATGACCATGCGCAAGATCAAGGAAGTGCTTCGCCTGAAGTGGGCGTGTGGCCTGTCGCACCGGCAGATTGCCAGGGCTACGGGTGTGAGTGTTGGCGCTGTCTCGCAGTACGCGGCGATGGCGAAGGCGTCGGGACTGGATTGGCCGCTGGCAGACAGTCTTGACGAGGATGCGCTGGAGCAGCGGCTGTTTGGCGCGCAGAAGCCGGCCAACAGCGCGGGCGGTCGAGTGACACCGGACTTCGCCTACCTGCATCGCGAGTTGCGCCGCAAGGGCGTGACATTGCAGTTGCTGTGGGAGGAATACCTGGAAGCGAATTCAGGTGTCCCAATCTACCAGTACACACAGTTCTGCTGTCGCTACCGGGACTGGGCGGCGATGCTCAAGCGATCCATGCGCCAGCATCACAATGCCGGCGAGAAGCTGTTCGCGGACTTCGCTGGCCCGATGGTTCCGGTTCTCAATCCGGAAGGCGGCACGGCCTTCGAGGCCAGTATCTTCGTCGCCGTGCTGGGCGCGTCGAACTACACCTACGCGTGCGCCACCCGCGGTCAGACTACTGCCGACTGGATCGGAGGCATGGTTTGCGCGATGGAGTTCATCGGCGGCGTGCCGGAATTGCTGGTGCCGGACAATCCGCGAGCGCTGGTCGCTCGGCCGGACCGATACGAGCCTGTGCTATCCCGAACCGCCGAGGACTTCGTTCATCACTACAGCACGGCCATGCTGCCGGCGCGGCCACGTAAGCCCCAGGACAAGGCCAAGGTCGAAACCGGCGTGTTGATCGTCGAGCGTTGGATTCTGGCACGGCTGCGCAACCACCGCTTCTACAGCTTGGCCGAGCTCAATAAGGCCATCAAGAAGCTCGTCGCCGACCTGAACAGCCGCCCCTTCAAGAAGTTGCCTGGCACGCGACGGGAATGGTTCGAGCGGCTGGACCGCCCGGTGCTGCGCCCGCTGCCGCAGCGACGCTATGAGGTGGCGACGTTCAAGCAGTGCCGGGTCAACATCGACTATCACATCGAGATCGACGGCCACTACTACAGCGTGCCACATGCCCTGGTTCGCAAGGCCGTGGAGGCTCGCATAACGCGCCACACCATCGAGATCCTGTCCGGCGGCAAGCGCGTGGCGCTGCACGCGCGCAATACCCGCAAGGGTAGCCACAGCACGGTTAAGGACCACATGCCCGCAGCGCACCGCGCCCACCTCGAATGGACGCCGGGCCGGCTGCTCAACTGGGCGGCTTCGATTGGCCCGAGTGTCGCTGTCATCGTCGAATATCAACTCACCAGCAGAAGTCACCCCGAAATGGGCTACCGCGCCTGTCTGGGCCTGCTCAGCCTCGCCAAGAAATACGGTAAGGACCGGTTGGAGGCTGCCTGCGCTCGAGCCGTCGCCATCGGTTCCCTCACTCGCAAGTCGGTGATCTCCATCCTCGAAAACCATCTGGACCGGCAAGCCACTCTGCCGGGATCGCAGTGCGAGTGGCATTCCCCCATGCATGACAACGTGCGTGGCCCTGACTACTACCATTAG
- a CDS encoding H-NS histone family protein, giving the protein MATYKQLLAEREKIEAQIVEVRAAEIAGVIEQIRALMGEYELTVEDLAPKRGRGRPAAGGKVAAPRSEVPPKYLDPKTGATWSGRGRAPAWLGKNRDRFLIAEA; this is encoded by the coding sequence ATGGCAACATACAAGCAGCTTTTGGCAGAGCGGGAAAAGATCGAGGCGCAGATTGTCGAAGTCCGCGCAGCGGAGATCGCTGGCGTGATTGAGCAGATCCGCGCTCTGATGGGCGAGTACGAGCTCACGGTAGAGGACTTGGCACCCAAGCGCGGCCGCGGCAGGCCCGCTGCGGGTGGAAAGGTGGCGGCACCCCGCTCCGAAGTACCGCCAAAATATCTGGACCCGAAGACTGGCGCAACGTGGTCTGGCCGTGGCCGCGCCCCGGCCTGGCTGGGCAAAAATCGAGATCGTTTTCTGATCGCCGAGGCCTAA